A single genomic interval of Stieleria maiorica harbors:
- a CDS encoding CehA/McbA family metallohydrolase: MLNNANDATSAPRRWQALSMVAIVFTVLFVATDRCIAEQRTIRLSVVDADTGEPVAARLYLQSSAEKPFYFQSDDASGSAVRYEKQNWINKRSVEYHTTVSAHRCSAAVPEGEYQLTVQRGKTYFPHTQTLTVGANDVELTVRLKRWADPQSRGWYSGDTHLHRTIQDLENVILAEDLNVALPLTNWVTIADRAPRAGDKNLSDIPDGLVTVDQTHVIWPRNTEYEIFTVAEQRHTLGALFVLGHRNALQLGVPPWRPVVQSVRSTDPGALFDMDKLDWPFAMVLPTIAPDALYELSNNHVWRTEFAFRNWNTPAPAYMQPPYGAGQGGHRQWIDYTLGMYYTLLNCGFRMPPSAGTANGVHPVPAGFGRVYVHQEDGFEFDDWLRGLRAGRSFVTTGPMLYATADEHDPGHVFRLSAPEAIPLAVDVLSEKRLSYGELLINGRPEVLLRPQNQRTAEGAFRSAFSLDVLPDRSGWFAVRFWQPHDDGQSRFVHSAPWYVEIGEEPVRPLAREKRYLVSRLENEMRRSQGIVPAAAMQEYERALAYYQSLDVFDDSADVAAAARPSAGETLKRWLDNMINDHRFDVDEVRLATGLSSAEAAEAIAQRADSAGSTGFRILPYPGGRHPRIGFLDGAIRPQRETKVSVFPPWDEGGYVVVDVPEAVFSNLGLTYLAHEHIPTIWTEQGIDLPRLEWSVDEDTLHVERKLPGGIVIESHVTEQSGAAAMQLKLTNGTKEKLTGLRVQVCVMLKGAIGFNSQEKLPSVTAPPFVAVRAANSNRWIITAWQPNHRVWTNPPVPCIHSDPIFPDCAPGQTVTVNGGLWFYEGDDIQSELDRLADQP; the protein is encoded by the coding sequence ATGTTAAACAACGCGAACGATGCAACGAGTGCACCACGGCGATGGCAGGCACTGTCGATGGTCGCCATCGTCTTCACGGTTCTATTCGTTGCGACAGATCGCTGTATAGCGGAGCAGCGGACGATTCGGTTGAGCGTTGTCGATGCGGACACCGGCGAGCCGGTCGCGGCGCGGTTGTACTTGCAATCTTCCGCGGAAAAACCGTTCTACTTTCAATCCGACGATGCGTCCGGTTCGGCGGTGCGCTACGAAAAACAAAACTGGATCAACAAACGCTCCGTCGAGTACCACACCACGGTCTCGGCCCATCGCTGCTCGGCCGCGGTTCCCGAAGGCGAGTATCAATTGACCGTCCAGCGGGGCAAAACGTACTTTCCGCACACCCAGACGCTGACGGTCGGCGCGAATGACGTGGAATTGACGGTCCGATTGAAACGTTGGGCGGATCCGCAGTCACGGGGCTGGTACTCCGGTGACACACACCTGCACCGCACGATCCAAGACTTGGAAAACGTCATTCTCGCAGAAGACCTGAACGTCGCGCTGCCGCTGACCAACTGGGTCACGATCGCCGATCGGGCTCCGCGCGCCGGAGACAAGAACTTGTCCGACATTCCCGACGGGCTGGTCACGGTCGACCAGACACACGTCATTTGGCCTCGCAACACCGAGTACGAGATCTTCACCGTTGCCGAGCAACGACACACACTGGGCGCATTGTTCGTCCTCGGCCATCGCAACGCTCTGCAGTTAGGCGTGCCCCCCTGGCGCCCCGTCGTCCAGTCGGTCCGGTCGACGGATCCGGGCGCGTTGTTCGACATGGACAAACTGGATTGGCCGTTCGCGATGGTGTTGCCGACGATCGCGCCCGATGCGTTGTACGAGCTTTCGAACAACCATGTATGGCGGACCGAGTTTGCGTTTCGAAACTGGAACACGCCGGCCCCGGCCTACATGCAGCCGCCCTATGGCGCGGGCCAGGGCGGCCATCGTCAATGGATCGACTACACACTGGGGATGTATTACACGCTGCTCAACTGTGGCTTTCGCATGCCGCCTTCGGCCGGAACGGCCAACGGCGTCCATCCGGTGCCGGCCGGATTCGGTCGCGTCTACGTGCACCAGGAAGACGGATTCGAATTCGATGACTGGCTGCGTGGCCTTCGGGCGGGACGTTCCTTCGTCACGACCGGGCCGATGCTCTATGCGACCGCCGACGAACATGACCCCGGTCATGTTTTTCGTCTGTCAGCTCCCGAGGCGATTCCGCTGGCCGTCGACGTGCTCTCGGAAAAGCGATTGTCCTACGGCGAACTGCTGATCAACGGGCGTCCGGAGGTACTGCTGCGGCCGCAAAACCAACGTACCGCCGAAGGTGCCTTTCGCTCGGCGTTTTCACTAGACGTCCTTCCCGATCGCTCGGGCTGGTTTGCCGTTCGGTTTTGGCAGCCCCACGATGACGGGCAATCACGGTTCGTCCATTCGGCGCCCTGGTATGTCGAAATCGGTGAGGAACCGGTTCGTCCGCTAGCGCGGGAAAAACGCTATCTGGTCTCGCGATTGGAAAACGAAATGCGTCGCAGTCAGGGCATCGTGCCTGCGGCCGCGATGCAGGAATACGAACGGGCGCTGGCGTACTACCAATCGCTGGACGTTTTTGATGACTCCGCCGACGTCGCTGCCGCAGCGAGACCATCGGCAGGAGAAACACTCAAGCGTTGGCTGGACAACATGATCAATGACCATCGCTTTGACGTCGACGAAGTTCGCTTGGCAACCGGATTGTCATCAGCCGAAGCAGCCGAAGCGATCGCGCAGCGTGCCGACTCCGCCGGCTCGACTGGGTTTCGCATTCTGCCCTATCCCGGTGGCCGACACCCGCGGATCGGGTTTCTAGATGGAGCGATTCGGCCGCAGCGTGAAACCAAGGTCAGTGTCTTCCCACCCTGGGACGAGGGCGGATACGTCGTCGTCGACGTCCCCGAAGCCGTGTTCTCGAATCTCGGTTTGACCTACCTGGCCCACGAACACATCCCCACAATTTGGACCGAACAAGGCATCGACTTGCCCCGATTGGAGTGGTCGGTCGACGAAGACACACTGCACGTGGAAAGAAAGCTTCCCGGCGGGATCGTGATCGAAAGTCATGTGACCGAGCAATCCGGCGCCGCAGCGATGCAGCTGAAATTGACCAACGGCACAAAGGAAAAACTGACGGGGCTGCGTGTCCAGGTTTGCGTGATGCTGAAAGGGGCGATCGGGTTCAACTCGCAAGAAAAACTGCCCAGCGTCACCGCACCGCCGTTTGTCGCCGTACGTGCTGCAAACTCCAATCGCTGGATCATCACCGCTTGGCAGCCGAATCATCGTGTCTGGACGAACCCGCCGGTCCCCTGCATCCATTCCGACCCGATCTTCCCCGACTGTGCCCCCGGCCAGACGGTCACCGTCAACGGCGGATTGTGGTTTTACGAAGGCGACGACATTCAAAGCGAACTCGATCGCTTGGCCGATCAACCGTAA
- a CDS encoding DMT family transporter, with amino-acid sequence MRDYLKLHFVVLIWGFTAVLGKLIELSATQVVLYRSAAAAVILFALLPRRAAVSKPLVVALIANGMLVGAHWILFFLAVKVANVSICMIGMATTSFWTALLEPILIRKVRFQWGNLLLGCVVIAAVVWIYRTETRFHYGLLVALVGAIVATLFSIINGLFAGRVHPQSVVMYEMAGAALFCGAALVTADLLGAPLDSDRYLPVSLEWLWLAILVLAGTVLAYQIYVRLLDRLSVFTINFANNLEPVYGISLGALFFGDHELLGSRFYAGTLVILAAVIVQPWLMKCKSTPGAE; translated from the coding sequence GTGCGTGACTACCTGAAGCTTCACTTTGTCGTCCTGATTTGGGGCTTCACCGCGGTGTTGGGCAAGCTGATCGAATTGAGTGCGACACAGGTCGTCTTGTATCGCAGCGCCGCCGCGGCCGTGATCCTGTTTGCCCTGCTGCCCCGCCGCGCGGCAGTTTCGAAACCGCTTGTCGTTGCCTTGATCGCCAATGGGATGCTGGTCGGTGCCCATTGGATTCTGTTTTTTCTGGCGGTCAAAGTCGCCAACGTCTCGATCTGCATGATCGGGATGGCGACGACCAGCTTCTGGACGGCGCTGTTGGAACCGATCCTGATTCGCAAGGTTCGCTTCCAGTGGGGGAACCTGCTGCTTGGGTGTGTCGTGATCGCGGCGGTGGTTTGGATTTATCGCACCGAGACACGATTTCACTATGGTTTGTTGGTGGCATTGGTCGGCGCGATCGTAGCCACGCTGTTTTCGATCATCAACGGCTTGTTTGCCGGTCGGGTTCATCCGCAATCGGTTGTCATGTACGAGATGGCCGGTGCGGCGTTGTTCTGCGGTGCGGCACTGGTGACCGCCGATCTGTTGGGGGCTCCGCTTGATTCGGACCGCTATCTGCCGGTGTCGCTGGAGTGGTTGTGGCTGGCGATTCTGGTGCTGGCCGGCACCGTGCTGGCCTATCAAATCTACGTCCGTTTGTTGGACCGTCTGTCCGTGTTCACGATCAATTTTGCCAACAACTTGGAACCGGTCTACGGGATCTCGTTGGGGGCGTTGTTCTTTGGCGACCACGAGCTGCTCGGCAGTCGTTTCTACGCCGGCACGCTGGTGATCCTGGCCGCGGTGATCGTCCAACCCTGGCTGATGAAATGCAAAAGCACACCTGGTGCCGAGTGA
- the cmk gene encoding (d)CMP kinase, producing MIVTIDGPAGAGKSSIAHQVASQLAFEFLDTGALYRAATLAAIRAKLDLENADGLAEFVGSLELSWQDRSVRLGDEDVSELIRTPEVTKSIRFLADVPAVRAQLSQIQRDIAAGRDIVTEGRDQGAEVFPHAECKVFLTASPLERAKRRMRQLADSGRYVSLEDVLSAQNQRDLEDRMRDVGRLRAAEDAVVVNTDGMSPEEVLQQIVSLVRSRIESS from the coding sequence TTGATCGTCACCATCGATGGCCCCGCCGGTGCCGGCAAAAGCAGTATCGCGCACCAAGTCGCTTCCCAACTGGCGTTCGAGTTTCTGGACACCGGCGCGCTTTACCGGGCCGCCACGCTGGCGGCGATCCGAGCCAAGCTTGACTTGGAGAATGCCGACGGCCTGGCCGAATTCGTCGGCTCACTCGAGTTGTCCTGGCAGGACCGCTCCGTGCGACTCGGTGACGAAGATGTTTCGGAACTGATTCGCACGCCCGAGGTCACCAAGTCGATTCGATTCTTGGCCGACGTCCCCGCCGTCCGCGCCCAACTGTCCCAGATCCAACGCGACATCGCCGCCGGCCGCGACATCGTTACCGAAGGACGCGATCAAGGCGCCGAAGTGTTCCCGCACGCCGAGTGTAAAGTCTTCTTAACCGCATCACCGCTCGAACGCGCCAAACGGCGGATGCGACAACTGGCCGATTCGGGGCGATACGTATCGCTGGAAGATGTGCTGTCGGCGCAAAACCAACGCGATCTGGAAGACCGGATGCGTGACGTCGGACGACTGCGTGCTGCCGAAGATGCGGTGGTCGTCAACACCGACGGAATGTCGCCCGAAGAAGTGCTGCAGCAGATCGTGTCGCTGGTTCGGTCGCGGATCGAATCGTCCTAG
- a CDS encoding class I SAM-dependent methyltransferase: protein MSQPPHSTTPPDWQRPRGVAAGTWQYVHQRTIARHYDDFVADTPLCELDRRYVLETLSTFSHRPSGIESANSGAAKPLVLDLGAGTGRLALPVSRRGYDVLAVDLSHPMLEQLVQNFAPADDDDDQAGTVMPMRANLVQLDAIADSVADHAICMFSTLGMIQGRANRIQCLCHIARTVRPGGGLILHVHRRWAALRETGGWARLLRSRVRSLCSREAEFGDATYAYRGLEKMFMHRFSENEIKSDLKAAGWTVERIDRVGIDGSDLVTSAWDASGLFLVCRR, encoded by the coding sequence TTGAGCCAGCCCCCGCATTCCACCACCCCACCCGATTGGCAGCGGCCGCGTGGTGTCGCCGCCGGAACTTGGCAATACGTCCATCAGCGGACGATCGCACGCCACTACGACGACTTTGTGGCGGACACTCCGCTATGCGAGCTCGATCGGCGCTATGTCCTGGAGACACTGTCGACGTTTTCGCACCGCCCATCCGGTATCGAATCGGCAAATTCCGGTGCGGCGAAGCCATTGGTCTTGGATCTGGGGGCGGGAACCGGACGCTTGGCTCTGCCGGTCAGTCGACGGGGCTACGACGTCCTGGCCGTTGACCTCAGTCACCCGATGCTGGAACAACTGGTCCAGAACTTCGCCCCGGCAGACGATGATGACGACCAGGCCGGCACGGTGATGCCGATGCGCGCCAATCTGGTCCAACTTGATGCAATCGCCGACTCCGTTGCCGATCACGCGATCTGCATGTTCAGCACGCTGGGGATGATCCAGGGCCGGGCCAATCGGATTCAATGCCTGTGCCATATCGCGCGCACCGTTCGCCCCGGCGGCGGTTTGATCCTGCACGTTCACCGGCGTTGGGCCGCACTGCGGGAAACGGGCGGATGGGCGCGACTACTGCGAAGCCGGGTCCGTTCGCTTTGCAGTCGCGAGGCGGAGTTCGGCGACGCGACGTATGCCTACCGCGGTCTGGAAAAAATGTTCATGCACCGTTTTTCCGAAAACGAAATCAAATCGGATTTAAAAGCGGCCGGCTGGACGGTAGAGCGGATCGACCGCGTGGGGATCGACGGCAGCGATCTGGTGACGTCGGCTTGGGATGCCAGCGGGCTGTTTTTGGTCTGCAGGCGGTAG
- the gap gene encoding type I glyceraldehyde-3-phosphate dehydrogenase — MAIKVGINGFGRIGRLVFRASIGRDDIEVVAINDLLDTDYLAYMLKYDSVHGPFKGEVAVEGNNLIVNGKTVRATAETDPSKLAWGDVGVDVVVESTGIFLTSEGAQGHIDAGAKKVVMSAPSKDDTRMFVMGVNDDTYNGETFVSNASCTTNCLAPIAKVLNDNYGIKRGLMTTVHAATATQKTVDGPSKKDWRGGRGILENIIPSSTGAAKAVGKVIPELNGKLTGMAFRVPTSDVSVVDLTVELEKGASYEEICAKMKETAEGSMKGILGYTDDKVVSTDFRGEVRTSVFDAGAGIQLDDTFVKVVSWYDNEWGYSNKVLDLVAKISG; from the coding sequence GTGGCTATCAAAGTTGGAATTAATGGTTTTGGTCGAATCGGACGTCTGGTCTTTCGTGCATCCATCGGCCGCGACGACATCGAAGTGGTTGCCATCAACGACTTGCTGGACACCGACTACCTGGCGTACATGCTGAAGTACGATTCGGTGCACGGCCCGTTCAAAGGCGAAGTGGCTGTCGAAGGCAACAACCTGATCGTCAACGGCAAGACCGTCCGCGCGACCGCTGAAACCGATCCCAGCAAGCTGGCTTGGGGTGACGTCGGAGTCGACGTGGTGGTCGAATCGACGGGGATCTTCCTGACCTCCGAAGGCGCCCAAGGTCACATCGATGCCGGTGCCAAGAAAGTCGTCATGTCGGCTCCGTCCAAAGACGACACGCGGATGTTCGTGATGGGCGTCAACGACGACACCTACAACGGCGAAACCTTCGTCTCCAACGCATCCTGCACGACCAACTGTCTGGCACCGATCGCCAAGGTCCTGAACGACAACTACGGCATCAAACGTGGTTTGATGACCACCGTTCACGCTGCGACCGCGACGCAAAAGACCGTCGACGGCCCCTCCAAGAAAGATTGGCGCGGCGGACGTGGGATCCTGGAAAACATCATCCCCTCCAGCACCGGTGCGGCCAAAGCCGTCGGCAAGGTGATTCCCGAACTCAACGGCAAGCTGACCGGCATGGCGTTCCGCGTTCCGACCTCGGACGTTTCCGTCGTCGACCTGACCGTCGAACTGGAAAAGGGCGCCAGCTACGAAGAGATCTGCGCCAAGATGAAGGAAACCGCCGAAGGCAGCATGAAGGGCATCCTCGGTTACACCGACGATAAAGTCGTCTCCACCGATTTCCGCGGCGAAGTCCGCACCTCGGTCTTCGACGCCGGTGCCGGAATCCAATTGGACGACAC